The following proteins come from a genomic window of Fusobacterium perfoetens:
- a CDS encoding NAD(P)H-dependent flavin oxidoreductase — MININGLEIEVPIIQGGMAIRCSMSKLASAVANEGGIGVIAGSALPLEELREEIRKARKMITNKKGALGVNIMFAVSSFAEAVKTCIEEKVDVIICGAGFSRDVFSMVKGTGIKLFPIVSSLKLAKISEKLGADAIIVEGGNAGGHLGTELDSWDIMEEITKNVSLPVFGAGGVITPEDGARMLSLGTVGVQMGTRFVATNECDVDESFKKMYVDTQKGDVIKIMSSVGLPANAIKSKCSEKILEDTIERPKTCSGCLKHCKRNFCVSQRLISGHSGDLENGLFFAGRDVWKIKEILSVHQIFENFKGIFNK; from the coding sequence TTGATAAATATAAATGGTTTAGAGATAGAAGTACCTATTATACAAGGTGGAATGGCAATTAGATGTTCTATGTCAAAGCTAGCTTCTGCAGTTGCTAATGAGGGGGGAATCGGAGTAATAGCAGGTTCAGCTCTTCCTCTTGAAGAATTAAGAGAAGAAATAAGAAAAGCTAGAAAAATGATAACAAATAAAAAAGGAGCCTTAGGAGTAAATATAATGTTTGCTGTATCATCTTTTGCTGAGGCAGTAAAAACTTGTATAGAAGAAAAAGTAGATGTTATAATCTGTGGTGCAGGATTTTCGAGAGATGTATTTTCAATGGTAAAAGGAACAGGAATAAAATTATTTCCTATAGTTTCATCTTTAAAACTTGCTAAAATTTCTGAAAAACTTGGAGCAGATGCTATAATAGTTGAGGGAGGAAATGCTGGGGGGCATTTAGGAACTGAACTAGATTCATGGGATATTATGGAAGAGATAACTAAAAATGTTTCATTGCCAGTTTTTGGAGCAGGTGGAGTAATAACTCCAGAAGATGGAGCTAGAATGTTATCACTTGGGACTGTAGGAGTTCAAATGGGAACTCGTTTTGTGGCCACTAATGAGTGTGATGTTGATGAATCTTTTAAAAAGATGTACGTGGACACTCAAAAAGGTGATGTTATAAAAATAATGAGTTCAGTTGGATTGCCAGCTAATGCTATAAAATCTAAATGCTCTGAAAAAATATTAGAAGATACAATAGAAAGACCAAAAACTTGTTCAGGTTGTTTAAAACATTGTAAGAGAAATTTCTGTGTAAGTCAAAGATTAATCTCTGGGCATAGTGGGGATTTAGAAAATGGATTATTTTTCGCAGGAAGAGATGTTTGGAAAATAAAGGAGATTTTATCAGTTCATCAAATTTTTGAAAATTTTAAAGGAATTTTTAATAAATAA
- a CDS encoding LysR family transcriptional regulator: protein MTLKDMEYVCCIAEFNNFSKAAEKLFVSQSALSQSITKLEEELGLQLFRRTSKGVFLTYAGEIFLEESEKIISQTKIFKEKLENLSSCKKRTLGIGAYQFYGRYFFPKIIPEFNKLFPDVQIKIIEDSQYNLEKILLEDEVDLVISAFLDFNPKIVYKKLFTEDILLAVPKSNPLNQKIKDEIVDLSIFKNESFILLMKGIKARKNIDKICESLSFNLHCILETKDFETVNSLVDQNMGVGFVPSSVEKLEGIKYYKIKNAYSSREFFIAYKKSTQKPYIISEFTKIALTSIEKK from the coding sequence ATGACATTAAAAGATATGGAATATGTTTGCTGTATAGCTGAATTCAATAATTTTTCAAAGGCAGCAGAAAAATTATTTGTCAGTCAATCAGCACTTAGTCAATCCATAACAAAATTGGAAGAAGAACTTGGATTACAACTTTTTAGAAGAACTAGCAAAGGGGTTTTTTTGACATATGCTGGAGAGATTTTTTTGGAAGAGAGTGAAAAAATAATATCTCAAACTAAAATCTTTAAAGAAAAATTAGAAAATCTTTCCTCTTGTAAAAAAAGAACTCTTGGTATAGGAGCTTATCAATTCTATGGAAGATATTTTTTCCCAAAAATTATTCCAGAATTTAATAAACTTTTTCCAGATGTTCAGATAAAAATAATCGAAGATTCTCAATATAACTTAGAAAAAATACTTTTAGAAGATGAAGTAGATTTAGTTATATCGGCATTTTTAGATTTTAACCCAAAAATTGTATATAAAAAACTTTTCACAGAGGATATTCTTCTAGCTGTACCAAAATCAAATCCTCTTAATCAAAAAATAAAAGATGAGATTGTTGACCTTTCTATCTTTAAAAATGAAAGTTTTATACTGCTTATGAAAGGTATAAAAGCTAGAAAAAATATTGATAAAATCTGTGAATCACTAAGTTTTAATTTACATTGTATCTTAGAAACAAAAGATTTTGAAACTGTTAACTCTCTTGTTGATCAAAATATGGGGGTTGGTTTTGTTCCAAGCTCTGTTGAAAAATTAGAGGGAATAAAATATTATAAAATTAAAAATGCTTATAGCAGTAGAGAATTTTTTATAGCCTATAAAAAATCAACTCAAAAGCCATATATAATATCTGAGTTTACTAAAATTGCTTTAACATCTATTGAAAAAAAATAA
- a CDS encoding GNAT family N-acetyltransferase: MNIFIRTVSLEDLDVVTSIEEICFPKAEAATKESLEYRIKTFPESFLVAVDSDNNKIIGFINGCITDSNVILDSLYEPEGGHNPNGKNQTVFGLDVLPEYQRKGVASLLMRSLMEKSKKSGKEKMVLTCKENLIGFYESFGYKNYGVSESTHGGVVWYDMIAEL, encoded by the coding sequence ATGAATATTTTTATAAGAACTGTTTCTTTAGAAGATTTAGATGTTGTTACTTCTATTGAAGAAATTTGTTTTCCAAAAGCTGAAGCTGCTACAAAAGAATCATTAGAATATAGAATAAAAACTTTTCCTGAAAGTTTTTTAGTGGCAGTCGATAGTGATAATAATAAAATAATCGGATTTATAAATGGTTGTATTACTGATTCTAATGTTATATTAGATTCTCTTTATGAACCAGAGGGTGGACATAATCCTAATGGAAAAAATCAAACTGTTTTTGGACTTGATGTTTTACCAGAGTATCAAAGAAAAGGGGTTGCCTCTCTTCTTATGAGATCCCTTATGGAAAAATCTAAAAAATCTGGAAAAGAAAAAATGGTCTTAACTTGTAAAGAAAATCTTATAGGTTTTTATGAAAGTTTTGGATATAAAAATTACGGCGTATCAGAATCAACTCATGGTGGAGTTGTTTGGTATGATATGATAGCCGAACTTTAA
- a CDS encoding permease, translating into MNFLFSILEFIQNQILGMKWLNLLVGNILEKLGLHRTSNLFSGVQFFFYDTIKITILLCTLIFFISYIQSYFPPEKSKKILGKFHGINANIIGALLGTVTPFCSCSSIPLFIGFTSAGLPLGVTFSFLISSPMVDLGSLLLLIGIFGSKVALLYVALGLIIAVIGGTVIEKLNLENEIEDFILKAKVSENIDLDIPQLKVKDRILYAKSQTFETFRKVFPYILIGVGIGAFIHNWIPENWIINILGGKNPFGVVLATLLGVPIYADIFGTIPIAEALLFKGANLGSILAFMMAVTTLSLPSLIMLRKAIKPKLLKIFVFICIIGIIIVGYIFNIFQHIIV; encoded by the coding sequence ATGAATTTTTTATTTTCAATATTGGAATTTATACAAAATCAAATCTTGGGGATGAAATGGTTAAATTTATTGGTGGGAAATATATTAGAAAAATTAGGACTACATAGAACGAGCAATTTATTTAGTGGAGTGCAATTTTTCTTTTATGATACTATAAAAATAACTATATTACTTTGTACTTTAATATTTTTTATTAGCTATATTCAAAGTTACTTTCCACCTGAAAAAAGTAAAAAAATCTTGGGAAAATTTCATGGAATAAATGCTAACATAATAGGGGCACTTCTTGGAACAGTTACTCCATTTTGTTCTTGTTCGTCAATTCCATTATTCATAGGATTTACTTCAGCAGGACTTCCTTTAGGAGTGACTTTTTCTTTTCTAATATCCTCTCCTATGGTAGATTTAGGTTCTCTTTTATTATTGATAGGGATATTTGGAAGCAAAGTGGCTCTTTTATATGTTGCATTAGGATTAATAATAGCTGTAATTGGTGGAACTGTAATAGAAAAATTAAATTTAGAAAATGAAATAGAAGATTTTATACTAAAAGCTAAAGTATCTGAAAATATAGATTTAGATATTCCACAATTAAAGGTAAAAGACAGAATTTTATATGCTAAAAGTCAGACATTTGAAACTTTTAGAAAAGTTTTCCCCTATATATTAATCGGTGTTGGAATAGGAGCATTTATTCATAACTGGATTCCTGAAAACTGGATAATAAATATATTAGGAGGTAAAAATCCATTTGGTGTTGTACTTGCTACTTTATTAGGAGTTCCTATTTATGCTGATATATTTGGTACAATCCCTATAGCTGAAGCGTTACTTTTTAAAGGAGCAAATTTGGGAAGTATTTTAGCTTTTATGATGGCTGTTACAACTTTATCTTTGCCTTCTTTAATAATGCTTAGAAAAGCAATAAAACCAAAATTATTAAAAATATTTGTATTTATCTGTATTATTGGTATAATAATCGTGGGATATATATTTAATATTTTTCAACATATTATAGTATAA
- a CDS encoding ACT domain-containing protein — translation MSNKYLIVSKEILPDYFDKVIEARELLEQGKVKNISEAVKKVGISRSTYYKYKDFVFSPSAESHGKRALISVVLEHTQGSLSNVLNYISSINGNILTINQNIPMNNSATVIIFMEILHMAISIEEAIDEINKLANVINCKLMSIE, via the coding sequence ATGAGTAATAAATATTTAATAGTTAGCAAGGAAATTTTACCAGATTATTTTGATAAAGTTATAGAAGCCAGAGAACTTTTAGAGCAAGGAAAAGTTAAAAATATAAGTGAGGCTGTAAAAAAAGTTGGAATTAGTAGAAGTACTTATTACAAATACAAAGATTTTGTATTTTCTCCATCAGCAGAATCTCACGGAAAAAGAGCCTTGATTTCTGTTGTATTAGAACATACTCAAGGTAGCCTTTCTAATGTTTTAAATTATATAAGTTCTATCAATGGAAATATTTTGACAATTAACCAAAATATTCCGATGAATAACTCTGCTACTGTTATTATATTTATGGAGATTCTTCATATGGCAATTTCTATTGAAGAGGCAATAGATGAGATAAATAAACTTGCAAATGTAATTAACTGTAAACTTATGTCGATTGAATAG
- a CDS encoding thioredoxin family protein encodes MGIFDKIFGEKKCSCSCEKKTEKLVEENILEKDELEIRVLDSGCKCCQNLEKNTLEATKELGIKTKVKHITDFSEIAKYGIMSTPGLWIDGKVVSYGKVLSKDEIKIILKKITEK; translated from the coding sequence ATGGGAATATTTGATAAAATATTTGGAGAGAAAAAATGTAGCTGTTCTTGCGAGAAAAAAACAGAAAAATTAGTAGAGGAAAATATTTTAGAAAAAGACGAGTTAGAGATTAGAGTTTTAGATTCAGGTTGTAAATGTTGTCAAAACTTGGAGAAAAATACATTGGAAGCTACCAAAGAACTAGGAATAAAAACTAAAGTAAAACATATTACAGATTTTTCAGAAATTGCTAAATATGGAATAATGTCTACTCCAGGACTATGGATAGATGGAAAAGTAGTTTCATATGGTAAAGTTTTATCAAAAGATGAAATAAAAATAATTTTAAAAAAAATAACAGAAAAGTAA
- a CDS encoding META domain-containing protein encodes MKKIFVGLMLVLGMIGCTSSKVGKTESLAGKQYVLVQQGKDYQITLNFAEDNLFGFAGVNHYFGKYQLDGNKLVVGSAGSTMMAGPQEAMTAEQNFLSQLGKAKTYEVTETGLIITTEAGEKLEFKLVEAPKPAQK; translated from the coding sequence ATGAAAAAAATATTTGTAGGATTAATGTTGGTATTAGGAATGATTGGATGTACTAGTTCAAAGGTAGGAAAAACAGAATCTTTAGCTGGAAAACAATATGTTTTAGTTCAACAAGGAAAAGACTATCAAATAACTTTAAACTTTGCAGAGGATAATTTATTTGGATTTGCTGGAGTAAATCATTACTTTGGTAAATATCAATTAGATGGAAATAAACTTGTAGTAGGTAGTGCTGGTTCTACAATGATGGCAGGACCTCAAGAAGCTATGACAGCTGAACAAAACTTTTTATCACAATTAGGAAAAGCAAAAACATATGAAGTAACAGAAACTGGATTAATAATTACAACAGAAGCAGGAGAAAAATTAGAGTTTAAACTAGTTGAAGCTCCAAAACCAGCACAAAAATAG
- a CDS encoding arsenate reductase ArsC, whose translation MKKVAFICVHNSCRSQIAEALGKYYGKDIFESYSAGTETKPQINQDAVRLMKKIYGINMEESQKSKLLENIPTVDIVITMGCNVNCPNLPCEWREDWGLEDPSGKSDEEFIKVIKEIDLKIKELIERI comes from the coding sequence TTGAAAAAAGTTGCTTTTATATGTGTACATAACTCTTGTAGAAGTCAGATAGCAGAGGCTTTAGGAAAATATTATGGAAAGGATATTTTTGAAAGTTACAGTGCTGGTACAGAAACAAAACCACAAATTAATCAAGATGCAGTGAGACTTATGAAAAAAATCTATGGAATAAATATGGAAGAAAGTCAAAAGTCAAAACTTTTAGAGAATATTCCAACTGTAGATATAGTTATAACTATGGGATGTAATGTAAATTGTCCAAATCTTCCTTGTGAATGGCGTGAGGATTGGGGATTAGAAGACCCAAGTGGGAAATCTGATGAGGAATTTATAAAAGTAATAAAAGAGATAGATTTAAAAATAAAAGAATTAATAGAGAGGATTTAA
- a CDS encoding HU family DNA-binding protein: MLKKDFVEKYYVKGEFASKAEAERKIAAFLECIEEVVLAGDEISFLGFGKFCVGERSARTGRNPQTGEEMEIPAKKVVKFKAGKSLNDKLNK, from the coding sequence ATGCTAAAAAAAGACTTTGTTGAAAAATATTATGTTAAAGGTGAATTTGCATCAAAAGCTGAAGCTGAAAGAAAAATCGCTGCTTTCTTAGAATGTATCGAAGAAGTGGTTCTAGCTGGAGATGAAATTTCTTTCTTAGGTTTTGGTAAATTCTGTGTTGGAGAAAGATCAGCAAGAACTGGAAGAAACCCTCAAACTGGTGAAGAAATGGAAATACCTGCAAAAAAAGTTGTTAAATTCAAAGCTGGAAAATCTTTAAACGACAAATTAAATAAATAG
- the lgt gene encoding prolipoprotein diacylglyceryl transferase — protein MNPIFFAIGKIKITYYGMMYAISFLLGIELGKKAAKDKGFSPELVENYAFVAMISGLLGGRLYYVLFNLDYYLRYPADIIAVWKGGMAIHGGIIGGIIGTCIYGYIKKINPLQLGDFAAGPLILGQGIGRIGNLMNGEIYGVPTFTPYKYIFSLKPNFYQWFNFYQNLPLEEKMKYTEKVPWGLVFPLSSPAGEEFPNLPLHPAMLYELVLNFIGFIFIWFFLRKKDYPVGVVWCSYIIIYSLIRIFVSFFRAEDLMFMGLRAPHLISLIMIIISGIFIIFLNKKDKMAKN, from the coding sequence ATGAATCCAATATTTTTTGCTATAGGAAAAATAAAAATTACCTATTATGGAATGATGTATGCAATATCTTTTTTACTTGGAATAGAGCTTGGAAAAAAAGCTGCTAAAGATAAAGGTTTTTCTCCAGAGTTGGTGGAAAATTATGCTTTTGTGGCAATGATTTCAGGACTTTTAGGTGGAAGACTTTATTATGTTTTATTTAATTTAGATTATTATTTAAGATATCCTGCTGATATTATAGCTGTTTGGAAAGGTGGAATGGCTATTCACGGAGGAATAATCGGAGGGATAATCGGAACTTGTATCTATGGGTATATAAAAAAAATAAATCCATTGCAACTTGGAGATTTTGCAGCAGGTCCACTTATTTTAGGTCAAGGGATAGGAAGAATAGGAAATCTTATGAATGGAGAGATTTATGGAGTTCCTACTTTTACACCATATAAATATATTTTTTCATTAAAACCAAATTTTTATCAGTGGTTTAATTTTTATCAAAATTTACCACTAGAAGAAAAAATGAAATATACAGAGAAAGTGCCTTGGGGATTAGTTTTTCCACTTTCTTCACCAGCAGGGGAAGAATTTCCAAATCTTCCACTTCACCCAGCTATGCTTTATGAACTTGTTTTAAATTTTATTGGATTTATTTTTATTTGGTTTTTCTTAAGAAAAAAAGATTATCCAGTGGGAGTGGTTTGGTGTTCATATATAATAATTTATAGTCTTATAAGAATTTTTGTAAGTTTTTTTAGAGCTGAGGATTTAATGTTTATGGGTCTTAGAGCTCCTCACCTTATAAGCCTTATTATGATAATAATATCAGGAATTTTTATAATTTTTTTAAATAAAAAAGACAAAATGGCAAAAAATTAA
- the mgsA gene encoding methylglyoxal synthase gives MKKRIALIAHDKKKDELVDFVKKHKDFFANYDLVGTGTTGGRIVQATDLDVTRYLSGPLGGDQQIGADIASDKILAVFFFRDPLSAMPHEPDVQALIRLCDVHKVPVATNARTAELLIVGLKEEANTL, from the coding sequence TTGAAAAAAAGAATTGCTCTTATCGCCCACGATAAGAAAAAAGATGAATTAGTTGATTTTGTAAAAAAGCATAAAGATTTTTTTGCTAACTATGATTTAGTGGGAACTGGTACTACTGGAGGTAGAATTGTTCAAGCTACTGATTTAGATGTTACTAGATACCTTTCTGGTCCTCTTGGTGGAGACCAACAAATAGGTGCTGATATTGCTTCTGATAAAATACTAGCTGTATTTTTCTTTAGAGATCCACTTTCTGCTATGCCACATGAACCAGATGTTCAAGCTCTTATTCGTCTTTGTGACGTTCATAAAGTTCCTGTTGCCACTAACGCAAGAACAGCCGAACTTCTAATCGTTGGTTTAAAAGAAGAAGCCAATACTTTATAG
- a CDS encoding helix-turn-helix domain-containing protein, with amino-acid sequence MTFTQYLKEKREALGISQNKFAKMINITQSYFNSIERGEVKNPPSEEVLYRIADSLNLTPEEKEHMLYLAAIERTPKIIVDRIEKLKSDLKENIKNSAKYISEASDNTIPLFERISAGLGAFTDNDIEDYIMLPGLDNSNENIFAVNVVGDSMEPTIKDGSIIICKKTLDVKSGEIGAFFVDEQAYVKRLKITKNYVALVSDNPNYSPIYIGPGENLSVVGKVIKVLSDI; translated from the coding sequence TTGACTTTTACACAATATTTAAAAGAAAAAAGAGAAGCTTTGGGAATAAGTCAAAATAAATTTGCTAAGATGATAAATATAACTCAATCTTATTTTAACTCTATTGAGAGAGGTGAAGTAAAAAATCCACCTAGTGAAGAGGTTCTTTATAGAATAGCTGATTCTCTTAACCTTACACCAGAAGAAAAAGAGCATATGTTATATCTGGCAGCTATTGAGAGAACACCAAAGATAATTGTTGATAGAATAGAAAAATTAAAATCTGATTTAAAAGAAAATATTAAAAATAGTGCTAAATATATTTCAGAAGCCTCTGATAATACTATTCCTCTTTTTGAAAGAATTTCTGCAGGACTTGGAGCTTTTACAGATAATGATATAGAAGATTATATTATGCTACCTGGACTTGATAATTCCAATGAAAATATTTTTGCCGTGAACGTAGTTGGAGATTCTATGGAGCCAACTATAAAAGATGGTTCTATAATAATTTGTAAAAAAACTCTAGATGTTAAAAGTGGAGAAATTGGAGCATTTTTTGTTGATGAACAAGCCTATGTAAAAAGACTTAAGATAACTAAAAATTATGTGGCTCTTGTAAGTGATAACCCTAACTATTCTCCTATCTATATTGGACCTGGAGAAAATCTAAGTGTAGTTGGAAAAGTTATAAAAGTTTTATCTGATATTTAA
- a CDS encoding ArsR/SmtB family transcription factor — translation MDKNMRNAKIFKAFCDSNRLRIIEFLKNGEECACKLLEQLDIEQSTLSHHMRILCDSEIVKGRKYGKWIHYSLNKEKLEEIKKIIGDMM, via the coding sequence ATGGATAAAAATATGAGAAATGCTAAAATTTTTAAAGCTTTTTGTGATTCTAATAGACTTAGAATAATAGAGTTTTTGAAAAATGGAGAAGAGTGTGCTTGCAAACTTCTTGAACAATTAGATATAGAACAATCAACATTATCTCATCATATGAGAATACTTTGTGATTCAGAGATTGTTAAAGGTAGAAAATATGGAAAATGGATTCATTATTCATTAAATAAAGAAAAATTAGAGGAGATAAAAAAAATCATAGGAGATATGATGTAA
- a CDS encoding cobyric acid synthase: MHKKIMLQGTGSSVGKSVLTAGLCRVFSQDGYKVAPFKSQNMALNSFVDEDGKEMSRAQVIQAEGANTTPKAFMNPILLKPTGDDNSSQVILEGIPFKNMQAKEYYENFELFKKIVTRNYNILKENFEIGVIEGAGSPAEINFRKNDIVNMGMAEIADSNVILIADIERGGVFASIYGTLMILDKPDRDRIKGYIINKFRGDRALLDEGIKLLEEKLAKQNLKVPCLGVLPYIDLKLENEDSYNFSPKDEKSKKDLNIAVINFEKLSNSTDFTSLLVYEDVNLVYISSKEQLTGDFDLIILPGSKNAIYDYTLIEARKITQGVLEYIKKGTLVLGIHSGFQMLGKSIKDLKQVESSFLKAETLGVLNMSTNMKEKKYTKQVTKTLTNCTGFLEGFDGITVSGCEIHQGLTTGEDSKYSVTGEDDFALICKDNIIGTYIHGLFNSSKFTRKFLNKLRERKGLPPILDYVNMDTYQETELKKLAKLMKTNLDMKKIYKILK; this comes from the coding sequence ATGCACAAAAAAATTATGTTACAAGGTACTGGCTCTTCTGTGGGAAAATCTGTTTTAACCGCTGGGCTTTGTAGAGTTTTTTCTCAAGATGGATATAAAGTTGCACCTTTTAAATCTCAAAATATGGCTCTAAACTCATTTGTAGACGAAGATGGAAAAGAGATGAGTAGAGCTCAAGTGATACAAGCAGAAGGGGCTAATACAACCCCTAAAGCCTTTATGAACCCTATTCTTCTTAAGCCTACAGGAGATGATAATTCCTCTCAAGTAATTTTAGAAGGAATCCCTTTTAAAAATATGCAGGCTAAAGAATATTATGAAAATTTTGAGCTTTTTAAAAAAATTGTAACTAGAAATTATAATATATTAAAAGAAAATTTTGAAATTGGTGTCATTGAGGGAGCTGGAAGTCCAGCTGAAATTAATTTTAGAAAAAATGATATTGTTAATATGGGAATGGCTGAGATTGCTGATTCAAATGTAATTTTAATCGCCGATATTGAAAGAGGTGGAGTTTTTGCCTCTATCTATGGAACTCTTATGATCTTAGATAAACCTGATAGAGATCGTATCAAAGGTTATATTATAAATAAATTTAGAGGAGATAGAGCTTTACTTGATGAGGGTATAAAACTTTTAGAGGAAAAACTTGCAAAGCAAAATTTGAAAGTTCCTTGTCTTGGAGTTTTACCGTATATTGATCTAAAATTAGAAAATGAAGATAGCTATAATTTTTCTCCAAAAGATGAAAAATCTAAAAAAGATCTAAATATCGCTGTTATAAATTTTGAAAAATTATCAAACTCAACAGATTTTACATCACTACTTGTTTATGAAGATGTTAATCTGGTATATATTTCTTCAAAAGAACAACTTACTGGAGATTTTGATCTTATAATTCTTCCTGGAAGTAAAAATGCAATATATGACTATACTCTTATTGAGGCTAGAAAAATCACTCAAGGAGTTTTGGAATATATCAAGAAAGGTACTCTTGTACTTGGTATTCACAGTGGATTCCAGATGCTTGGAAAATCTATAAAAGATTTAAAACAAGTGGAAAGTAGTTTCTTGAAAGCTGAAACTTTAGGTGTTCTTAATATGTCAACAAATATGAAAGAAAAAAAATACACTAAACAAGTTACTAAAACTCTTACTAACTGTACAGGATTTTTGGAGGGATTTGATGGAATAACTGTCAGTGGTTGTGAAATTCACCAAGGACTTACAACTGGAGAGGACTCTAAATATTCTGTAACTGGAGAAGATGATTTTGCTCTTATCTGTAAAGATAATATTATTGGAACTTATATCCACGGACTTTTTAATTCCTCTAAATTTACAAGAAAATTTCTTAATAAATTAAGAGAAAGAAAAGGACTTCCACCAATTTTGGATTATGTGAATATGGACACCTATCAAGAAACAGAGTTAAAAAAACTAGCTAAACTTATGAAAACTAATCTTGATATGAAAAAAATCTATAAAATTTTAAAATAA
- a CDS encoding phosphoribosylaminoimidazolesuccinocarboxamide synthase, which produces MEKVYQGKTKNVYKLENGNFLLEFKDDCTGKDGVFDPGENAVGLTIEGIGKANLKMSEYFFEILNNAGVKTHYISADLDKGTMEVVPAKPFGKGLEVICRFKAVGSFYRRYNEYAKEAQDLPAYVETTFKNDALGDPLVTKDGLVVLGVMTAEQYDSMKDRTQKISTIVKDELAKKGLDLYDIKFEFGIDNNGEVILIDEIASGNMRVYKDGVIVNPMDLTEMFFA; this is translated from the coding sequence ATGGAAAAAGTTTATCAAGGAAAAACAAAGAATGTTTACAAATTAGAAAATGGAAACTTCTTATTAGAATTCAAAGATGATTGTACTGGTAAAGATGGAGTATTCGATCCAGGTGAAAATGCTGTTGGTTTAACAATTGAAGGTATTGGAAAAGCTAACTTAAAAATGTCTGAATATTTCTTTGAAATTCTTAACAACGCTGGAGTAAAAACTCACTATATTTCAGCTGACTTAGATAAAGGAACTATGGAAGTAGTACCAGCTAAACCATTTGGAAAAGGATTAGAAGTAATTTGCCGTTTCAAAGCTGTTGGAAGCTTTTACCGTCGTTATAACGAATATGCTAAAGAAGCTCAAGATCTTCCTGCATATGTAGAAACTACATTTAAAAATGACGCCCTTGGTGATCCATTAGTAACTAAAGATGGTTTAGTAGTATTAGGTGTTATGACTGCTGAGCAATATGATTCTATGAAAGATAGAACTCAAAAAATATCTACAATAGTTAAAGATGAATTAGCTAAAAAAGGTTTAGATCTTTACGACATAAAATTTGAATTTGGAATTGATAACAACGGAGAAGTTATCTTAATAGATGAAATCGCATCTGGAAATATGCGTGTTTACAAAGACGGTGTAATAGTTAATCCTATGGATTTAACTGAAATGTTCTTTGCATAA